From a region of the Acidobacteriota bacterium genome:
- the recA gene encoding recombinase RecA, whose protein sequence is MASSTSAVTDRRKALEAALTQIERSFGKGSIMRLGNGQVLEVETIPTGSLGLDYALGVGGIPRGRVTEVFGPEASGKTTLTLHIIAEAQKLGGTAAFIDAEHAFDATYAGALGVDIENLLISQPDNGEQALDIVEALVRSSAVDIIAVDSVAALTPRSEIEGEMGDAHMGLQARLMSQALRKLTAITAKSHTAIVFINQIRMKIGVMFGNPETTTGGNALKFYSTVRLDIRRIASIKDGQEMIGSRTRVRVVKNKVAPPFKEAEFDIIYGKGISSGAELLDLAAQHEIVEKSGSWFSYGSNRLGQGRDAARRFLQENTEIYSEILGKVKTELGMAREKSDAVPAAEK, encoded by the coding sequence ATGGCAAGCTCTACCTCTGCCGTTACAGACCGAAGAAAAGCTCTCGAAGCCGCATTGACCCAGATTGAACGCTCGTTCGGCAAAGGCTCGATCATGCGGCTCGGCAACGGCCAGGTGCTGGAGGTTGAGACCATCCCGACCGGCTCGCTCGGCCTTGATTACGCACTCGGCGTGGGCGGAATACCGCGCGGCCGGGTGACCGAGGTATTCGGCCCGGAAGCATCCGGAAAGACCACTCTCACCCTGCATATTATAGCCGAGGCCCAGAAACTCGGCGGCACCGCAGCCTTCATCGACGCCGAGCATGCGTTTGATGCCACGTACGCCGGGGCGCTGGGCGTTGACATCGAGAACCTGCTGATCTCCCAGCCGGACAACGGCGAACAGGCGCTGGACATAGTCGAGGCGCTGGTTCGTTCGTCAGCCGTGGATATCATCGCCGTCGACTCCGTGGCGGCCCTGACACCGCGTTCGGAAATCGAGGGCGAGATGGGTGATGCGCACATGGGACTGCAGGCCCGGCTGATGTCGCAGGCCCTGCGCAAACTCACGGCCATTACGGCCAAGTCACATACCGCCATCGTGTTCATCAATCAGATTCGGATGAAGATCGGAGTCATGTTCGGCAATCCGGAGACCACCACCGGCGGCAATGCGCTGAAGTTCTACTCGACTGTCCGCCTGGATATCCGCAGAATCGCCTCTATCAAGGATGGTCAGGAAATGATCGGCAGCCGCACGCGGGTGCGGGTCGTGAAAAACAAGGTGGCCCCGCCCTTCAAGGAAGCCGAGTTCGACATCATTTACGGCAAGGGAATTTCATCGGGAGCGGAGTTGCTCGATCTGGCCGCGCAGCATGAAATAGTCGAAAAATCCGGCTCCTGGTTCAGCTATGGTTCCAACCGCCTCGGCCAGGGACGTGACGCCGCCAGACGGTTCCTGCAGGAAAACACCGAGATCTACAGTGAGATTCTGGGCAAAGTAAAGACTGAGTTGGGCATGGCCCGCGAAAAGTCGGACGCCGTGCCTGCGGCTGAGAAGTAA
- the thpR gene encoding RNA 2',3'-cyclic phosphodiesterase: protein MMRLFIALPLTRPVEEQLGRIISLCRQTGGPVKWVVPHNVHVTARFLGDTEQARVPSLKTVIDEVSAQFRTIASAIDRLGGFPNLNRPRVIWAGLGENTETMANLARQIELRVRKLRFEPEKKSFRAHLTLGRVRSSRGIEELTAFLQSYKFEAIPIQLDRICLFKSTLTPTGPIYERLHEALLQP, encoded by the coding sequence ATGATGCGTCTGTTCATAGCGCTGCCGTTGACCCGGCCCGTCGAAGAGCAGCTGGGCAGGATTATATCTCTGTGCAGGCAGACGGGCGGGCCGGTAAAATGGGTAGTCCCGCACAACGTCCATGTCACCGCGCGGTTTCTCGGCGATACCGAGCAAGCGCGTGTGCCCTCCCTGAAAACAGTCATCGACGAGGTGTCCGCTCAGTTTCGGACCATCGCGTCCGCCATCGACCGTCTCGGCGGATTCCCCAACCTGAACCGGCCGCGCGTCATCTGGGCTGGTCTGGGCGAAAACACCGAGACCATGGCGAACCTGGCCAGGCAGATCGAACTCAGAGTGCGCAAACTTCGTTTCGAACCGGAAAAGAAATCCTTCAGGGCGCACCTGACACTCGGGCGGGTTCGCAGTTCCCGGGGAATCGAGGAACTCACCGCTTTTCTGCAGTCGTATAAGTTCGAGGCCATCCCGATTCAACTCGACCGGATATGCCTGTTCAAATCGACCCTGACTCCGACCGGCCCCATCTACGAGCGACTGCACGAGGCACTGCTGCAACCCTGA
- a CDS encoding vitamin B12-dependent ribonucleotide reductase has protein sequence MKIRRHFTREGESPYARINFARRSSEIKNPDGSTVFKLDNIEVPERWSQVATDILAQKYFRKRGVPQYDEHGRAVVNEDGEPVTGGEGDARQVFHRLAGCWRNWAERFNYFDSESDARTFYDEICYMLADQVAAPNSPQWFNTGLYEAYGITGSPQGHYYVDPTSHVLTVAANAYERPQPHACFIQSVNDDLVNTGGIMDLWVREARLFKYGSGTGTNFSPLRGVGERLSGGGKSSGLMSFLRIGDRAAGAIKSGGTTRRAAKMVCLDLDHPDIEDFISWKVVEEQKVAALVAGSKVIRRQLQEIFAAAFGSDGNGGSTVQTDPKKNPELKEALRIARHYAVPPAYINKILELASQGVTEIEFTALDTNWDSEAYLTVSGQNSNNSVRIPNEFFQKLQASEDWALRQRTDGSVKRTIPAARLWEKICYSAWSCADPGVQFDTTINEWHTCPEDGRINASNPCSEYMFLDDTACNLASINLAKFLDDEGRFDLDAYLHAIRIWTIVLEVSVLMASFPSKATAQKSFEFRTLGLGYANLGTVLMRMGIPYDSPRGYAWCAALTAILTGQAYVTSAEMAKELGPFPGFYRNREHMLRVVRNHRRAAYNAEKTEYEGLTVKPNGINPAYLPEEVVQTARAAWDKALEMGDVYGFRNAQTTVIAPTGTIGLLMDCDTTGIEPDFALVKFKRLAGGGYFKIINQSVPIALQRLGYSEDEIKDISVFATGYKTLKGAPYINHESLKAKGFGEAELQSLEECLADVFDITFAFNKYTLGEEFLLDTIGLDRPTIDSVNFNLLQTLGFTREQIEAANEFCCGTMTLEGAPHLKEKHQPIFDCASKCGRHGRRFISYEAHIRMMAAAQPFVSGAISKTINMPGQATIDDVKKAYRLAWESMNKAVAIYRNGSKLSQPLSAALFDEDTDGEQELTVDSVARKMTERLVYRYIAKRRKLPNRRGGYTQKAVVGNHKIYLRTGEYSDGTLGEIFLDMHREGAAFRSLMNCFAIAVSLGLQHGVPLEEFVEAFLFSRFEPNGIVKGNKSIRMATSIIDYIFRELAITYLERNDLAHISEEDLRMDALGTPAEESTEWEAEEPATPQITGQLTTASRNQDDIRTRHLRFNPNGDGNGDAKGGNGSGKQMENHAPAEESPEPEAVLEYVGTATDGAAERGEHLIRREITLARLRGYEGDMCQECGSFTMIRNGTCLKCDTCGATSGCS, from the coding sequence TTGAAGATACGCCGGCATTTCACCCGGGAAGGAGAGTCGCCGTATGCCCGAATCAACTTCGCCCGGCGATCGTCAGAAATAAAGAACCCCGACGGTTCGACCGTTTTCAAACTCGATAATATAGAAGTCCCTGAGCGCTGGTCGCAGGTCGCGACCGACATCCTGGCCCAAAAGTACTTCCGGAAGCGCGGTGTCCCGCAGTACGACGAACACGGCCGGGCCGTAGTCAACGAAGACGGCGAACCGGTGACCGGCGGTGAAGGGGACGCCCGGCAGGTTTTTCACCGCCTGGCCGGCTGCTGGCGGAACTGGGCTGAGCGGTTCAACTACTTTGACAGTGAATCGGACGCCCGGACGTTCTACGATGAGATTTGCTACATGCTGGCCGACCAGGTAGCGGCACCCAATTCCCCCCAGTGGTTCAACACCGGTCTGTACGAGGCATACGGTATCACCGGCTCTCCGCAGGGACACTACTATGTCGACCCGACCAGCCACGTCCTGACCGTGGCCGCCAACGCCTACGAGCGGCCGCAGCCGCACGCCTGCTTTATCCAGTCGGTCAACGATGATCTCGTCAACACCGGCGGTATAATGGATTTATGGGTTCGGGAAGCCCGCCTGTTCAAGTACGGCTCCGGCACCGGGACCAACTTTTCCCCCCTGCGCGGTGTCGGTGAGCGGCTGTCCGGCGGGGGCAAATCCTCCGGGCTCATGTCGTTTCTGCGGATCGGCGACCGCGCCGCCGGAGCCATCAAGTCAGGCGGGACGACCCGCCGCGCCGCCAAGATGGTCTGCCTTGATCTCGACCATCCGGATATCGAGGACTTCATCAGCTGGAAAGTCGTCGAAGAGCAGAAAGTCGCCGCCCTGGTGGCCGGCTCAAAGGTCATTCGACGCCAGCTTCAGGAAATTTTTGCGGCCGCATTCGGCAGCGACGGTAACGGCGGCAGCACGGTCCAGACCGACCCCAAGAAAAATCCGGAGCTCAAGGAGGCGCTTCGCATCGCCCGGCATTACGCCGTACCACCGGCGTATATCAACAAGATTCTCGAACTGGCCTCTCAGGGAGTGACCGAAATCGAGTTCACCGCACTGGACACCAACTGGGACAGTGAAGCGTACCTGACCGTCTCGGGACAGAACTCCAACAACTCGGTCCGGATACCCAACGAGTTCTTCCAGAAACTCCAGGCGTCGGAGGACTGGGCGCTCCGGCAGCGCACCGACGGGTCCGTCAAGCGGACCATTCCGGCTGCCCGTCTCTGGGAAAAAATATGTTATTCCGCCTGGTCCTGCGCCGACCCGGGGGTTCAGTTCGACACGACGATCAACGAGTGGCATACCTGCCCGGAGGACGGCCGCATCAATGCCTCGAACCCGTGCTCCGAGTATATGTTCCTTGACGACACGGCCTGCAACCTGGCCTCGATCAACCTCGCGAAGTTTCTCGACGACGAGGGACGGTTCGACCTTGATGCCTACCTGCACGCTATTCGTATCTGGACGATCGTGCTCGAGGTTTCGGTGCTCATGGCCTCGTTCCCATCGAAGGCGACCGCTCAGAAGAGTTTCGAATTCCGAACCCTTGGCCTGGGCTATGCCAATCTCGGCACCGTGCTCATGCGCATGGGTATCCCTTACGATTCGCCCCGAGGATACGCCTGGTGCGCGGCTCTCACGGCCATCCTGACCGGCCAGGCTTACGTCACGTCGGCCGAAATGGCCAAGGAACTCGGACCGTTCCCGGGCTTCTACCGTAACCGCGAGCACATGCTCCGCGTCGTGCGCAACCATCGCCGCGCCGCCTACAACGCCGAGAAGACCGAGTACGAAGGGCTGACCGTAAAGCCCAACGGCATCAACCCGGCCTACCTGCCCGAAGAAGTCGTTCAGACGGCTCGCGCCGCTTGGGATAAGGCGCTCGAGATGGGGGACGTATATGGTTTTCGCAACGCGCAGACGACGGTAATCGCCCCCACCGGCACCATCGGCCTGCTGATGGACTGCGACACCACCGGCATAGAGCCGGACTTCGCCCTCGTCAAGTTCAAGAGGCTGGCCGGCGGCGGGTACTTCAAAATCATCAACCAGTCGGTGCCCATCGCCCTGCAGAGACTCGGGTACTCCGAGGACGAGATCAAGGACATATCCGTTTTTGCGACCGGTTACAAGACGCTCAAAGGCGCCCCGTATATCAATCACGAGTCGCTCAAAGCCAAGGGGTTCGGCGAGGCGGAATTGCAGAGCCTTGAAGAATGCCTGGCCGACGTCTTCGACATCACCTTCGCCTTTAACAAGTACACCCTGGGCGAGGAGTTCCTGCTCGATACCATCGGGCTGGACCGGCCAACCATCGATTCTGTCAACTTCAACCTGCTGCAGACGCTGGGCTTCACACGGGAACAGATCGAGGCAGCCAACGAATTCTGTTGCGGGACCATGACCCTCGAGGGCGCCCCGCACCTGAAAGAGAAACACCAGCCCATATTCGACTGCGCCAGCAAATGCGGACGGCACGGCCGACGGTTTATCAGCTACGAGGCCCACATCCGCATGATGGCGGCCGCTCAGCCGTTCGTCTCCGGGGCCATCTCCAAGACGATCAATATGCCCGGGCAGGCCACGATCGACGACGTCAAGAAGGCCTACCGCCTCGCCTGGGAGTCCATGAACAAGGCGGTGGCTATCTACCGGAACGGCTCCAAGCTCAGCCAGCCGCTCAGTGCGGCGCTCTTTGATGAAGACACTGACGGTGAGCAGGAGCTGACGGTGGACAGCGTGGCCCGAAAGATGACCGAACGTCTCGTCTACCGCTACATCGCCAAGCGGCGCAAGCTGCCGAACCGGCGAGGAGGATACACGCAGAAGGCGGTTGTCGGAAACCACAAGATCTACCTCAGGACGGGCGAGTATTCCGACGGCACCCTGGGCGAGATCTTTCTTGACATGCACCGCGAGGGGGCGGCTTTCCGTTCCCTCATGAACTGTTTCGCGATAGCCGTTTCCCTGGGCTTGCAGCACGGCGTTCCCCTGGAGGAGTTCGTCGAGGCTTTCCTCTTCAGCCGCTTCGAACCCAACGGCATAGTCAAGGGGAACAAATCGATTCGCATGGCCACTTCGATCATTGACTATATCTTCAGGGAACTCGCCATTACCTACCTCGAACGTAACGACCTGGCTCACATCTCGGAGGAGGACCTCCGGATGGATGCCCTGGGGACACCGGCGGAGGAATCAACGGAATGGGAGGCCGAGGAGCCGGCCACGCCGCAGATCACGGGCCAACTCACTACGGCCAGCCGCAACCAGGATGACATACGCACGCGGCACCTGCGATTCAACCCCAACGGTGACGGCAACGGCGATGCTAAAGGAGGCAACGGCAGTGGTAAGCAGATGGAGAATCACGCTCCAGCAGAAGAATCTCCAGAACCGGAGGCGGTGCTTGAATATGTCGGTACAGCAACCGACGGCGCGGCCGAGAGGGGAGAGCACCTCATCCGGCGAGAAATCACCCTCGCTCGACTCCGAGGCTACGAAGGAGACATGTGCCAGGAATGCGGATCCTTTACCATGATCCGCAACGGCACCTGCCTGAAATGCGACACCTGCGGGGCAACGTCAGGCTGTAGCTGA
- the pgsA gene encoding CDP-diacylglycerol--glycerol-3-phosphate 3-phosphatidyltransferase produces the protein MPNLLTLLRIALAPVFMFFFIVDNFYMKLVGLALFVLAALTDMADGYYARKYGIVTGFGKFMDPLADKILVSSALITFIAMKFVSAVPVILIVGREFAITGLRLLAAYKGVVIPPSWGAKLKTFVQMTVVGIVIGYITLLALLTQLESPALGLLEFDYYFYFNLGLWVTAAITVWSGVDYIVKYFYMIKSVLK, from the coding sequence ATGCCGAATCTTTTGACCCTGCTTCGCATTGCCCTGGCACCGGTGTTCATGTTCTTCTTCATCGTGGACAACTTCTACATGAAGCTTGTGGGGCTGGCTCTCTTTGTCCTGGCGGCGCTCACCGACATGGCCGACGGGTACTATGCGCGCAAGTATGGAATTGTCACCGGGTTCGGAAAATTCATGGATCCGCTGGCCGACAAGATCCTGGTCTCGTCCGCTCTTATCACGTTTATCGCCATGAAGTTCGTGTCGGCCGTGCCGGTCATTCTGATCGTCGGCCGCGAGTTTGCGATCACCGGCCTGAGGCTGCTGGCCGCCTACAAGGGTGTAGTCATCCCGCCGAGCTGGGGGGCCAAGCTCAAAACCTTCGTGCAGATGACGGTCGTCGGCATCGTGATCGGCTACATCACCCTGCTGGCCCTGCTTACGCAACTGGAGAGCCCGGCGTTGGGCCTGCTTGAATTCGACTATTACTTCTACTTCAACCTGGGACTGTGGGTCACGGCGGCCATCACCGTCTGGTCCGGGGTGGATTACATCGTGAAATACTTCTACATGATAAAATCAGTCCTGAAGTAG
- a CDS encoding phosphatidylglycerophosphatase A yields the protein MRDTLVKCLATGLYSGYLRPFPGTWGTIPAWVIACLLIGNHGAILLLVTIAAIVLSVWVSGLAEVLYGHDSRRIVIDEWAGMFTALLFVPHSLTACVLAFLAFRFFDVVKLPPVGSLERLPRGWGVTMDDVAAGLYANITVRLILFVAERVFHYPVTGN from the coding sequence ATGAGAGACACGCTCGTCAAATGCCTCGCTACCGGCCTGTATTCGGGGTACCTCAGGCCGTTTCCCGGCACCTGGGGGACAATCCCCGCCTGGGTGATTGCCTGCCTGCTTATAGGAAACCACGGCGCGATCCTTCTGCTTGTGACCATCGCGGCGATCGTTCTCTCGGTGTGGGTATCGGGGCTGGCTGAAGTGCTGTACGGCCACGACTCGCGGCGGATTGTCATCGACGAATGGGCGGGTATGTTCACGGCCCTGCTGTTCGTCCCGCATTCGCTGACCGCCTGCGTGCTGGCATTCCTTGCTTTTCGATTCTTCGACGTCGTCAAGCTGCCTCCGGTCGGTTCCCTGGAGAGGCTCCCTCGTGGCTGGGGAGTCACCATGGACGATGTCGCCGCCGGACTTTACGCCAATATAACCGTGCGGCTGATTCTGTTTGTGGCCGAGCGCGTTTTTCACTACCCTGTTACAGGCAACTAG
- a CDS encoding choice-of-anchor N protein: MKRLLLILATGLMVAPSVLAVPRIQLYIPGATYDMGTETWTTPAHEFELWVVASNLDKGQLYDLTLVASLGAGGNPVGGALSITDASAITTTFGMADYMYGTPPPGDGSMPAHGIYPSWYAEHNVAAVTGSPYETVMDYTGDGGGSNAFGNIFRFTVSTTYEYVHFDAYGYFADIDGQFKFAPFSHDAETAVPEPATLLLLGLGLAGAGVVRRLRK, translated from the coding sequence GTGAAGAGATTACTCCTGATACTTGCAACCGGCCTGATGGTCGCGCCGTCGGTTCTGGCGGTGCCTCGGATTCAGCTTTATATCCCCGGAGCCACCTATGACATGGGTACCGAGACCTGGACTACCCCGGCGCACGAATTCGAACTCTGGGTGGTTGCCAGTAATCTTGACAAGGGGCAGCTCTATGACCTGACGCTGGTGGCATCGCTTGGCGCCGGTGGCAATCCCGTGGGTGGAGCGTTGTCGATCACTGACGCCTCGGCCATTACCACTACTTTCGGGATGGCGGATTACATGTACGGCACGCCCCCGCCGGGTGACGGGTCAATGCCGGCGCACGGTATCTATCCCTCCTGGTATGCCGAGCATAATGTTGCCGCCGTGACCGGTTCACCTTACGAGACGGTCATGGATTATACCGGCGACGGTGGCGGCTCGAACGCTTTTGGAAATATCTTCCGGTTTACCGTGAGCACTACCTACGAGTACGTCCATTTTGATGCCTACGGTTACTTTGCCGACATAGACGGCCAGTTCAAGTTTGCACCTTTTTCACATGATGCTGAGACGGCGGTTCCCGAGCCGGCCACCCTGCTTCTTCTCGGTCTCGGATTGGCCGGGGCGGGGGTTGTCCGGCGTTTGAGGAAGTGA
- a CDS encoding DUF5686 family protein — translation MLKSLLISLIILLLMVLIFGVICGWCGTVRAAGAGIVRGAVTDSDTGEPLARVTVRVQGTGFSTLTNDNGQYRLVLAPGSYELKFTHISYYSEPVVVNLEDTATVRDVAMRPSVTDIGTMRVYTRAYDPAQQIIVEAIRRKKSMLDKIHDYRFHAYTKFVLNDESRQDSSEIFLLAESQTTGYWEQPDKYKEIITARKQSANLQSGNILIAVGGMLNFNRDRIEIGDYLLVSPTANDALDHYDFYLIDTITVDGRPVYRLELEPKDSSEALFTGVIHIVDSTYDLVMADLGFSKGTKFPFLVNPRYSQTYARFENDCWMPVEIRLSADVDINAPLPGIPSRLSFLHSASLYDFRFDQGIPKRTFDEYFLEVAENADNVDTAAWNARQTIPLTEQEILALQRIDSVENAPRSFGQRLARVGLGLSFLLVAGQDDIFHFNRVEGPYVGAGLTLRRLVPRARFRIKSGYAFDGEYWQHHYGVTYQFDRWHLSVGGDYHDEVIARESAMSSDGYNRSLLALLYKVDSRDFYLERGFRLSASFRPLNFTRLRLGYADCNHWSTPVHTDYSLFRRDMDARANLAVAEGKYRTVTVGFTYDSRRRFKIKGEETSISNPQYTILDAGAEHASPDFIDNDFDFTRYHVSLFRRQRLFSLGVSSLYVYGGWSERSLPPQRFHTVGHASGILFEIPGFNTLHESNFVGTRALAAFVNHDFGDLPFARSGLPLLTHIPFTLSLHGGVFRTELDDRIARPKAGWYNTAPTEYTEAGLGLANLTPFLMPLNMALYFTWQLSDYDTDRFQLTWGIKL, via the coding sequence GTGCTGAAGAGCCTGCTTATCTCGCTGATAATTCTTCTTCTGATGGTGCTGATTTTCGGCGTCATCTGCGGCTGGTGCGGTACCGTGCGTGCTGCCGGGGCCGGGATTGTGCGGGGCGCGGTCACGGACTCTGACACCGGTGAGCCGCTGGCGCGGGTCACCGTGCGCGTGCAGGGCACCGGTTTCTCGACGCTTACCAACGACAACGGGCAGTACCGTCTCGTTCTGGCTCCCGGGTCCTACGAGCTTAAATTCACTCACATCAGCTACTACTCGGAACCGGTAGTGGTCAACCTTGAAGACACTGCGACAGTCCGCGACGTGGCCATGCGTCCGTCCGTTACCGACATCGGTACAATGCGCGTGTACACGCGCGCCTATGATCCGGCCCAGCAGATTATCGTGGAGGCGATTCGGCGCAAGAAAAGCATGCTGGATAAGATCCACGACTACCGGTTTCACGCGTACACGAAGTTCGTGCTGAACGACGAATCACGGCAGGATTCCAGCGAGATTTTCCTTCTCGCGGAGTCGCAGACCACCGGGTATTGGGAGCAACCGGATAAATACAAGGAAATCATCACGGCGCGAAAGCAGTCGGCCAACCTTCAGTCGGGAAACATCCTCATTGCCGTCGGGGGGATGCTGAACTTCAACCGGGACCGTATCGAAATAGGCGACTACCTCCTGGTTTCACCGACGGCCAATGACGCCCTCGATCACTACGACTTCTACCTGATCGACACGATCACGGTGGACGGAAGGCCGGTGTACCGGCTGGAACTGGAGCCGAAGGATTCGTCGGAAGCGCTGTTTACGGGCGTGATTCACATCGTCGATTCCACGTACGATCTGGTCATGGCCGATCTGGGTTTCAGCAAGGGGACGAAATTCCCGTTTCTGGTCAATCCCCGCTATTCTCAGACCTACGCCAGGTTTGAAAACGACTGCTGGATGCCGGTAGAAATCAGGTTGAGCGCCGACGTTGACATAAACGCCCCCCTGCCGGGAATCCCGTCGCGCCTGTCGTTCCTGCACAGCGCCTCCCTGTACGACTTCCGGTTCGACCAGGGAATACCGAAGCGAACGTTCGACGAGTACTTTCTCGAGGTGGCCGAGAACGCGGACAACGTCGATACCGCGGCGTGGAACGCCCGGCAGACCATACCGCTGACGGAGCAGGAGATACTGGCGCTACAGCGCATTGACTCCGTCGAGAACGCACCCAGGTCTTTCGGGCAGCGCCTGGCCCGCGTCGGCCTCGGGCTCAGTTTTCTGCTCGTGGCAGGCCAGGACGACATTTTTCATTTCAACCGCGTGGAAGGGCCGTACGTCGGGGCCGGCCTTACGCTGCGCCGGCTCGTCCCGCGGGCACGGTTCCGGATAAAGTCCGGCTACGCCTTCGATGGCGAGTACTGGCAGCACCATTACGGTGTCACGTACCAATTCGACCGCTGGCACCTGTCCGTAGGGGGAGACTACCACGACGAGGTAATTGCGCGTGAGTCGGCCATGTCCAGCGACGGCTACAACAGGTCGCTGCTGGCGCTTCTTTACAAGGTGGACTCGCGCGACTTTTACCTGGAACGAGGATTCCGCCTGTCTGCCTCCTTCAGGCCGTTGAATTTCACCCGGCTGCGGCTGGGCTATGCCGACTGCAATCACTGGTCGACGCCCGTGCACACAGACTACAGCCTCTTCAGGCGTGACATGGATGCCCGTGCCAATCTCGCCGTAGCGGAAGGCAAGTACCGCACGGTCACGGTTGGTTTTACATACGACTCCCGCAGGCGGTTCAAGATCAAGGGAGAGGAAACCTCCATCTCCAACCCCCAATACACGATCCTTGACGCCGGCGCCGAGCACGCCTCGCCGGATTTCATTGACAATGACTTTGATTTCACCCGGTATCACGTGTCGCTGTTCAGGAGACAGCGCCTGTTTTCATTGGGCGTTTCGTCGCTGTACGTATACGGAGGCTGGTCGGAACGGTCACTGCCGCCTCAGCGGTTCCATACGGTAGGTCACGCCAGCGGCATCCTCTTTGAAATTCCGGGATTCAACACTCTGCATGAGAGCAATTTCGTCGGTACGCGGGCACTGGCGGCGTTCGTCAACCACGATTTCGGCGACCTTCCGTTTGCCCGGAGCGGACTGCCTCTGCTTACGCATATTCCCTTCACACTGTCGCTGCACGGCGGTGTCTTCCGGACCGAACTGGATGACCGTATTGCCCGACCTAAGGCCGGCTGGTACAACACGGCCCCGACCGAGTACACTGAAGCCGGGCTCGGCCTGGCCAACCTGACGCCGTTTCTCATGCCCTTGAACATGGCGCTGTATTTCACCTGGCAACTCTCCGACTACGACACCGACCGTTTTCAGCTTACGTGGGGCATCAAGCTGTAA
- a CDS encoding competence/damage-inducible protein A codes for MDVEIITIGDELMTGHTVDDNGAQIAARLTTIGLNVKYHSSVGDSLDAMEEALRLALKRARIVITTGGLGPTDDDLTRRALVRVFKRNLVFHEDVLADIKERWARRGIEMPAINQNQALLPQGARFFPNKIGSAVGICISEQDRICISLPGVPVEMRQILVDHVVPYLKGLKGIGAITVIKLRTTGVVESRLAEMIGVELKLEAGVRLAYLPSYSGVDLRIIARGQSGAEAAEKAEGLARRLEKVCGRYIYGRDDDRLEAVVGYLLRDNDKTLSAAESCTGGLLGQLVTSVPGSSAYFVGSLVAYANEVKAEQLGVEPAVLEEHGAVSEECAKAMAAGARKLFRTDYALSITGIAGPEGGTDDKPVGTVYVGLASAHTNQARLFRLGVDRQVNRARASYAALEMLRREILDIS; via the coding sequence GTGGACGTTGAGATAATCACCATAGGCGACGAGTTGATGACCGGCCACACGGTCGACGACAACGGGGCCCAAATCGCCGCCCGGCTGACCACCATCGGACTGAACGTAAAGTACCACAGCTCCGTCGGTGATTCCCTCGACGCCATGGAGGAGGCCCTCCGGCTGGCCCTCAAGCGTGCCCGGATTGTCATTACCACCGGCGGGCTCGGGCCGACCGATGATGACCTGACCCGACGGGCCCTGGTCAGAGTATTCAAGCGCAACCTCGTTTTCCACGAGGACGTTCTGGCTGACATAAAAGAACGCTGGGCCAGGCGCGGTATCGAGATGCCCGCCATCAACCAGAATCAGGCGTTACTGCCCCAGGGGGCCAGGTTCTTCCCGAACAAGATTGGATCGGCGGTCGGCATCTGCATTAGCGAGCAGGACCGCATCTGCATCAGTCTGCCGGGCGTACCGGTGGAGATGCGGCAGATTCTCGTCGACCACGTTGTGCCCTACTTGAAAGGCCTCAAGGGCATCGGCGCTATCACGGTCATCAAGCTGCGCACCACGGGCGTTGTGGAGTCCCGGCTGGCGGAGATGATCGGCGTTGAGTTGAAACTCGAAGCCGGCGTCAGGCTGGCCTACCTGCCGTCGTACAGCGGGGTCGATTTGCGCATCATTGCCCGGGGGCAAAGCGGTGCCGAGGCCGCAGAAAAGGCCGAAGGACTCGCCCGGCGCCTCGAGAAGGTTTGTGGACGGTACATCTACGGTCGGGATGATGACCGTCTTGAAGCCGTAGTCGGCTACCTGCTCAGGGATAACGACAAGACTCTCAGTGCCGCCGAGTCCTGCACCGGTGGTCTGCTCGGTCAGCTGGTCACTTCCGTGCCCGGATCCTCGGCGTATTTCGTCGGCAGCCTTGTCGCGTACGCCAACGAAGTAAAAGCGGAGCAACTCGGTGTCGAACCGGCCGTTCTCGAGGAGCATGGGGCGGTCTCGGAAGAATGCGCCAAAGCTATGGCGGCCGGCGCACGCAAGCTCTTCCGAACCGACTATGCGCTCTCAATAACCGGGATTGCGGGACCTGAAGGCGGCACTGACGACAAACCCGTCGGCACCGTCTACGTGGGGCTGGCCTCTGCCCATACCAACCAGGCGCGCCTGTTCCGGCTGGGCGTGGATCGACAGGTCAATCGCGCCCGTGCCAGCTACGCCGCGCTGGAAATGCTTCGCCGGGAGATACTCGACATCTCATGA